cattccagattcatttaatatgttttggcatgagatttgcaaattaaaaagtttaaaactcaaagttcgaatcggggtgtgaattgcaATTCCAACATTGTTTGACATGATACGAGACTTCgctaagtccgtattatgttattggacttgttggtatattcgtacggggtcccgagtaccccgagagcgatacggattgaaatctgatcaagaattggacttaagcaaaatctttatttttccttctgctgtaatcgcacctgcggatttctctcgtaggtgcgagctcgcagaagtgagccttTGATCGCAGATTCGCCTGGGTGGGGATGGGAAAaagtctgcaggtgcggaaacctgCACGCACCCGTGCGTCCGTAGAAGCAGACCAAATGattgcagaagcgaaggcagtgcAGGTGCATATTTTTCCTCCGCAGtgcctggcagccccatttcgtagatgcgagctcgcatgtgcgagcccaggcatcgcaagtgcggaaatgcctgggcagtgtatatatccaAGAGTCcaatatttttactcattttggtcattttgagctcggttaaggtgattttcacggaaaatgttggggtaagtgttccttatcctatattgattatatttcatgattccatactcatttatatcatgaatccgtgaatttatggaagaaaaataagatttttctaaaatcttcctaaaataagaaatttagatttgaaggtccatttgatatcggaattggacaaccattgtatggttgaactcgtatcggaacaggtATTCGGAATTTGCAAAATGTTTCGGGATTtcagacgtgggtcccactgtagAATATtaaaaatgaatttcggatttttgtccggaaaaattataaattcatatggaattaatttctatgattagtattgaatatatcgaattgtttgtgaatagatttgaagctttcaaagacaaatttaaaaggaaaagttgtggttgaataattgattggaatttgcaaagcgaggtaagtatcgtggttaatcttgacttgagggaatagaacccttaaattatttgttatgtgaaatgcatgtgaacggcgtataggcgaggtgacgagtgtctatacgtcaatAAAGTAATTGTTtgtataattacttgaaaaatcataaatctttttaaatcatgaattagttattataataattgtttctctcctattctttgtcaaatattaaatcttgaattcctgctataattgctacatgtttatttgatttatgtgcattagTTACTacttgacatttatcatattaaatattaaactgtctattttctccctaattgccataataatttgctatttatcattgtttgttttataaataattcataactgttgtatgcttgttgtcttataattttatattaattgctgcatctattggggaaatttcttctataagaattggtaaatgaatatgttggaggagcaggttgcacgctgcaacataattgattgaaatggatatattggaggatcgggttgcacgccgcaacagacttattaaaagtccatactggaggatcgggttacacgtcacaacagacttattaaaagtccatattggaggatcgggttgtacgccgcaacagacttattaaaagtccatattggaggatcgggtttcacgccgcaacagatttattaaaagtccatattggaggatcgggttgcacgccgtaacagacttattaaaaagtcgatatatatatatatatattttgggcgatcgggtttcacgccacaacagacttgattaaaaaggaatatattgggagagcgggttgcaagctgcaacagaattgaatatgaatatattgtgagagaggGTTGCATGCTACAATAGAATTGATGACAATAATAATGGATTAttactgctgagttggcttcaagtattataaataagttacctgatttatttctattatttgttgttgttattaatattgcgtacatgttaatataagtgaaccgccttagccttgtcactacttcgtcgaggttaggctcagcacttaccagtacatggggttggttgtactgatactacactctccacttcttgtacagattttggagttggtcccagcggcgtaccatagacttgctcggatttcagctatcagaggagacttgaggtatagctgcatggcgtccgcagttctgaagtccccgtctattttattttagctgtgtgtttatttccagacaactttattttattcagacctttatttgtatttgttctagaagctcgtgcacttgtgacaccaattctgagatggtatttagacaccgttatttttatggattctttcactatatttcaaactttgcttccgcatttgtttccttgttattaataaatttaaaattgttttaaaaatagataatattattctaacgttggcttttctagcaagtgaaatattaggcgtcataacggtccgaaggtaggaattttgggtcgtgacaattcgactccaataaataagaagaagctgaaattttattaatattgtcaacaaccattatattgagtttgaaaaggccctctgtgagatagccttttccaacatacatttcattctagtttacaacaactttgtcagatacaaatacacatttgaatccattcttaacaagtaaagaagttgaAACTAAATGCTTCCTAACAGTAGGAatatgaagaacgttgttgagcattaacaccttgccggaagtcattttcaggaatatcttcccataatcctcaatcttggctgttgcagtatttcccatggaaagctcttcttcgggaccagtaGTAGAGTAAGTCACAAATGCTTTTTTGATAACACAAACATGTcaagtggctccagagtcaatctaccactccttcggatttccaactacgttgtattccgaaagcattgcacatagatcatcaatgtcatcatacTTCTacactatgttggcctgtccctttTTTTTATCCTTTTTTGGGAGACGACAATTAGGGGCTTTGTGACCAGCTTtttcacaattgtagcaattgcccttgaatttcttcttgTTCTGATCCTTAGCTTTCCAGAAGACCTTtacctcttcttactttttggagcagtctcttcaatgatattagctcccataatcgttgaatttccacgagacttcttctcgactGTTTTATTGttttcctcaatcttgagacaaatcacaagatcttctaacttcatttctttgcgcttgtgcttaagatagtttttTAAAtatctccacgaaggaggcaatttttcaattattgcagccacttgaaatgtttcattcactaccataccttcagcaataaggtcgtgaaaaataagttgaagctcttgaacttgggttccaacagttttgctgtctatcattttatagtctaaaaACTTAGCAACCAAAAACattttcaagcatgcatctttagtcttgtacttcttctcaaatgcgtcccataattctttcgaagttttcatagcactgtagacattgtacaattcatcctccaaagcacttaggattagcctttgcaaagaaagtcTGCCTGTTTCCACGCCTGAACGATCATAAACTTCTTATTGTCCGGCATGTCAGCGGCATGCACTAGAGGGTCTTTACTGGTGAATTTCTGCATTCCAAGCGTGGTAAGCCAGAAAatcaccctttgctgccatcctttgaagttggctccagaaAATATCCTCGGTTTCTCGGCCGGTGGTACAACAGTTTGGCTTGACGAGACTATCGTCAttgccgcaatagtcgcagaagGATTTCCATtctcaattgccatttctcactgtcaacaacaaatgagttcaattaatggcaaaaaatAGAACAGTAAACTGTACTGTAATTAATGATAAATAAtatgtttaataaataaaaaccaaAGTTTTATATACTATTTCACAGAAAACAACGaagtttttattttcttcaaattgttTCTGAATTTTAATACTCCAGTGAGGTTTTTATATTTTCAAATCAGAATAGAAAAATTCAGACAGAGTAGAAAATCACACAAGTTTTAATTTCCAAaaacagaatacaatttacaatataaaaagtaatttccttaagattggtATTATGTCTGTATTACTATAATGAATACTGAAAcagtaaactttctgaaatagaaAGTTAGCAGCAACAGAATgtcaaaataatatttgaaaataatttcggaataaatcgagcccactgaatgcacattgtatccttaagaaaattatttccctcaagtacccgaggtattGGAATATTATTCTCTCTGGATAGAATGATTTAGTTTACTAGTGTATTGGTATCAAAATCCATGATGAACTTCGAACCGCTCAATGGTTGTAAAATACACTAGAAAATTttatgcagaagaagaagaagaagaagaagaagaagaagaagaagaatatcagaaaatttcataaggaaagattctgggatcaaaacatatttatagccattttctggcactgtttctgaaaaggATCGAGTCGCGTCACGAATCCTGGGTTATTCCGGGTtgaattttcgttaattaattaaataattgaaagaaattttttccaaaaatattaatcaatcaatctatctttgaccaaatccgaagccaaAGCTGAAGCAGAAGCCGAaaccgagccgagcgagcgacgatgaTGACGACGAGAGGCTTACTTTttttccaacccatttaacaccaagggaagtgctttctcaatataagcacattcaattttctttccaccaccaatgAGGGTCACCTTCTCTTTCCAATCTTTTAATTCCAATAGTCATTAATATACTTGATATATACTTCGTATGGCCTCTGTAAGTGTCACGACCctattttccctccgttgggtatcgtggtGGCacttagtcttagggactaggtaagcctaacatttattgaATAACAACacaaattaaataacatctaacaatttttgaaatggatatctctataaaatttacaattcccaaaaccgatagtacaagtcataagctctatagagtttaCTACAATTTACTAAATACAACTTTTTGAcataaagtaaacagtgtgaatacaatcagaaggtgactctgaagcttgCGAACGCAGcaataggtttaccttgagtctccacagcaataatCCGCGGTGCTAGCTATTGATCAACTGGCTtcgcaatacctggatctgcacaaaaatgtgcagaagtgtagtatgagtacaccacggcgattcccagcaagtatcaagactaacctcagtggagtagtgatgaagaacaatcaagacacctactggactaaataaccataacaaagtataagtatagaaacaatagagtataatatctacataaagactacgtgaTATGACTAATAATATAGTAATTGCAAtaggaaaggacaacaacaaATATCAGCgaaataccataataatgacacaaaAGGGTGAACGTAAaaacaacctaaatccgaaatcacagatacaacaaggacaattaataactcagcaacaacgACCGCTTTTACaacaggttttagtcaacaaactaCACGAGGTAcagaacctcggacaaatcataaCTCACAGGTCTGAATACCTGAAccttaacacttggcatcctgtgccctcattacacctcataaccgtactgacaactcgcgtgccaaatagagccattttCACATAGAAGGCACGTAAGCATGGGTGaacatctatactcaacaatatcaaaaaaaacctcttatctgataagagtgcttaactacgtgtattcttgtgcaagtgtcctaacatagttcataccaacTAGTGAGCATAAGGGAAAAGAATGGACAACGCGTAGAaagttttctcacaactttcacaagataaagctcacacaggtaagtgtaccactacataaatattaacaacaagaatgcccccatgccatcacaaatcaatccctgatatagcccaccttatctcgccatgtgtgcaataatATAGTAAgtacccgccttgtctcgccacacgtgcataacaatgtttccaccttgtcttgccacatgcacaacccacatatatatatcccgccttgtcacactgcatgtgcaaatatcaatagtaacaatagcatgagagaaacctcgtgcaacccaataacactcgcacgacagaaacctcatgcatcacaataacaacaaccgcatggcagaaacctcgtgcatcataatAAAAACAATTgcacgacaaaaacctcgtgtatcacaataacaactacaacaacaacaatgacaataatacaagggtacgacaaataagtcaactcagagattCCAGAATTCAAAGAAACGAAGGAACTAATttacaaggagtagccacaatcgggaatgctagtcataataagaatagcttaacaagaaaggaaatactatgtaacaacggtccacaatatatagttcgacaacgagggaactaacacaagtcgaataattccaaataaggacaagtcaactaaaatataggatatctaacttcttttaaggttgggaaaTTTGGAAAGATATACAACAAATTCAGCTAAGAAGAAGCAGCGAAaagataaccataacctcaattaaggctaaACAATTATAGAAGATatagtaataatttcaaataaagataagcagttagggcaaggataacatggcaatagaaaggtaaaatttttagttaaggcacatatgaatcaaataagcaataagagtgaatcatgaagcaattaattctaattaagcaggtagaggtgaaactagtaattaaggaaCGTAATCATAATAAGTACAACTACATATTCAATGAATGCAACGACCTAGGAACCGTAAAAGGCCAATTTCaataaataagtccgagcacgtactcgtcacctcgcgtatacagACTATAATCAATACAAAacactcaaatcctaaggggtagttcccccacccaaggttaggcaagatacttacctcaaagaagacaaaccgatactctaaaatgaacttctcgagtgaaatgatctccggacggctcaaatctaatcaaaataacttcaaagcacaaataaaactcataagaaactattccagatcataaagcttcaatctttatcaaaatataaaaatatacccaaaagtcgaccccgagcacatacctcggaacccgacaaatttcacaaaatccgaacacccattccaataagagttcaaccatactaaaattatcaaatttcgataccaattcgtccctcaaatcatgatttttcattttgaaaactttcttcaaaaatcctaatttttctcaactcaaaacacaaattaaatgataaaaataaggataaaatcatggaatataataaattataggtgaagaacacttacccaatcgatttgcttgaaaaccaCACAAacaatcgctcaaaaccgagctctagatctccaaaaatgttaaaaatggctaaccctTGGAATAGAGAACTTTATATTATGCCCAGgtatttgtacatcgcgatcgcggaagaaataatgcgatcgcgaagaagaaaaatgcagCTGCCATgaagtgcttcgcgaacgcgaagacaagCTTACGAACACGGAGAAGAAATAATTACTGCCCGGAAttagtgctacgcgatcgcgaacaaacaTATGCGATCGCGAATAAGGAAATTGATGGCCCAGGAACTGAGCTACGTGAACGCAACGAGACGggtgcgaacgcaaagaagggaAAAGCAgatcttcgcgatcgtgaatgGAATCACGCAAATGCAAAGAACAATAATTCATTCTCCACAAATTGCACTACGCGAACGCAAAAGAAGTGACGCGAAcacgattaaggaaaccagatggcaTAAACcagcagtccaaaaatagaagaaattggcccgtagcccatccgaaatatACCCGAGGTCcacgggaccccgtctaaacacacgagcaagttctataacctaatacggactcgctcggggtctcaaatcgcatcaaacaataccgaaactacaaatcgcgcaatgaatcgaacttataaactttcaaatcttcccacttctaaaactcgcaccgaaacctatcaaatcaacccggaatgatgtcaaattttgtaagcaagtccaaaatgacataacggagctgttacaactctcggaatcttattccgaccccgatatcaaaaagtccacttccggtcaaaatctctgaAAATtcgactttctccatttcaagcctaaatcagctacagacctcaaatttaccatccggacatgctcctaagtccaaaatcacccaacggagctaacaaaactgttggaactccattttggagtcctCTTCAAATAGttctaactacggtcaaaattcaaagacttaagcttccgttttagggactaagtgtctcaaatcactccgaatcatccggtaacagAATCCAACCAcgtacgcaagtcaatacacataatatgaagcttctcAGGGCCTTATTCCGCTGAATGAGATCTTAAattttcaaaacgaccggccgtgtcGTTATAATAAGTGTTCACACTTGCATATATAGTGGCCTCCTCACTCTAGGTATTAGTTAATCGGTAATCAGATTCATGATAGATGGAAAGAACTATCTCTTTTGTAGTATTTGTTTATACTTCAATTACATTATAGTTCGCAATTGTACACAGTTAACTTTTCTCATCTTTTTTCCTCTGATTAAAATTGGTGTAACCTTTTCTCATTTGGTTAATATTAACTTTTAGGTTTACCGTTATGtacttttttatttatattattaatattgttaTAAAATTCCATGCAACAAAGAAATGTTCCAACAGTTTCAATCTTGCAGTTCTTCTAACATATCAATTATTTAACTGGaggttttttttattcttttatattTCAAGAACACATAATTTACATTTCAATATGAGCAACATTGGCTATGGTGGCAAATATTTTATGTTTTTGCCTTCTCTTTAAGAAATTGTATTGTAATGACATGACTggccgttttgagctctagcacgtaatttggtgatttgaggctttgagtagcttcacttcatgttttatgacttgtacgcgtagtcggaatcaaattcgggaagttcagagttgattcaaaTGGAAAATTCTTAAttcagaagttttaagttggaaaagttgatgaaggtttgacttttgagtaaacaacctcgaaatcgagattggttctaataggttcgcatgatgattttggacttgggcgtatgttcgggttgagtattgggTAGTCCGGAAACATTTCGGCACTTATTataaaagttggcattttgaaggttttagaatttcttaagattgatttgaagtgaactttgattttattgatgtccgtttTGGATTTctagccttggaataggtttgtatggtgagttgtgacttgcacgtaaagtttggcatcattctggaatgtttaagagtaattcagacgcgttcggccaagtttgaaagtttaaaagttgaaATAGGTGGTTTGCTAGTCGATTcgtagtttggatgttgtttggtatgatttgaggcctcgagcaagttttcatcatgttttgggaatgttttgtatgattggacggggtcccgaggggcctcgggtgtgattcgtatGGGTTACTGGTCATTTTGCCATATTTGAACTGCTGTTTTTAAGATCTGATACATCCTTCTTCGCGATAGCAAAGAAtgggccgcgatcgcgaagagaaaagtATTGTTCTAGgctttgtgaatcgcgatcgcggaagaaaaTTCGCGACCGCGTAGAGGAATTTTCTGCTACCAGTAGTctaactttgggagcttatatcttgcaatctaagGAATATGGGGATGATCCAAAAAATGAATGTTGTagctctttgaatctagttttcagaaaatcaaaccgtttatcatttggagttttgtacaaaacgttatgccTATTATACCGAAGGTGTCTGTGAAGACGAAACAAAATTTGTATATCGCGATCGCGAGGTTTTGGCGGCGACCGCGATGAAGGAAAATGGTGCTGTAACTTTGTTTTAATCGCGATCGGATGGATAATGATCGTGATCACAAAGAAGAAGGCCTGGCAGGTGTATTAATCatctaatttcgggattttgagctcatttcatCACTTTTAAGTTCACGGAGCTCATGTGGGGCGATTTgggttgattcttgaagatctgTTTCGCCATATATTATAAGGcaagttattcctacttgttttgagttaaatacatgggttatatatggattttaacatgaaaatttgaaataaattatggaatttttggaagaaaatctagaaatgatatttttagattttgaccacgaaattggatatggaattaggaataaattatatatttgagttcgtggtattatgggtaatatttatcttcaaaaataatcGAAATTCGGGCATGTGAGACCGAAGGTTGATTTTGtggacttttcgagcagagttgggaatcattataaattgttaaattataagcattaaagtttattttgattgattttcacgttgtttgactagtttcgtaaCGTTTGGCTATGAGTTGAGGTTttagagaggtgttggagccggttatggaacttcggagtgaggtaagtctcctgtctaaccttgtgagagggaaaCTGCCCCCTAggcgatgtaattgttatgtgctactggttgtgggagctacgtacacatgaggtgatgagagtccgtacgtagctaaagcatgtttatgtccgggtagatttaggactttatcatataatatttgaattatttgaactcattctactAGCTAAATTAATTGAATTAATAATTAAAgttgatttagaaatatatatatatatatatatatatatatatatatatatatatatatatatatatatatatcaccttgagttattggtaagttatttgagaaacggtaaaggttgtATTCGCTTTGTGCTCAAGTACTGTATTGTATACACGTGTTTCGTAATTCaataatttcttttctt
This region of Nicotiana tomentosiformis chromosome 4, ASM39032v3, whole genome shotgun sequence genomic DNA includes:
- the LOC108945570 gene encoding uncharacterized protein, with translation MVVNETFQVAAIIEKLPPSWRYLKNYLKHKRKEMKLEDLVICLKIEENNKTVEKKSRGNSTIMGANIIEETAPKTFVTYSTTGPEEELSMGNTATAKIEDYGKIFLKMTSGKVLMLNNVLHIPTVRKHLVSTSLLVKNGFKCVFVSDKVVVN